Proteins co-encoded in one Mycobacterium mantenii genomic window:
- a CDS encoding cyclic nucleotide-binding domain-containing protein — MKADAKRYEEDARRLRRYVTFESFSDAELQRLARAAHRTSTSAPLPLIHEQTPSDSVYVLLSGEVGVYVGRDRVAALGPGEVIGESALHRGRLRSATVTTMGPAELLRIERDDLAALLDEIPALRQIIDASVARHVPVDLPPKPKPSHARLGVSVRTDLVERFEQAADSAGVDVATALEDALTHWIERNGTA, encoded by the coding sequence ATGAAGGCAGACGCGAAGCGATACGAGGAAGACGCTCGTCGGCTACGCCGGTACGTCACGTTCGAAAGCTTCTCGGATGCTGAACTTCAGCGCCTCGCCCGAGCAGCCCATCGAACGTCGACGTCGGCCCCGTTGCCGCTGATTCATGAGCAGACTCCGTCGGACTCGGTATACGTCCTGCTCAGCGGGGAGGTCGGCGTGTACGTCGGGCGAGACCGCGTCGCCGCGCTGGGGCCGGGCGAGGTGATCGGCGAGTCGGCGCTACACCGTGGGAGGCTGCGTTCCGCGACCGTGACGACGATGGGGCCGGCCGAGTTGTTACGTATCGAACGCGACGATCTCGCCGCGTTGCTCGACGAGATACCGGCACTTCGCCAAATCATCGACGCGTCTGTCGCGCGGCACGTCCCCGTCGACCTGCCGCCGAAGCCAAAACCGTCGCACGCCAGGTTGGGCGTCTCGGTCCGCACCGACCTGGTCGAGCGGTTCGAGCAGGCCGCTGACAGCGCCGGCGTGGACGTCGCGACCGCACTCGAAGATGCGCTCACCCACTGGATCGAACGGAACGGCACGGCGTAG
- a CDS encoding succinic semialdehyde dehydrogenase: MPAPSAEVFDRLRQLAAIKDAAARQTKTIDEVFTGKPLTTIPIATAEDVEAAFAEARAAQADWANRPVTERVEIISRYRDLVVQNREFLMDLLQAEAGKARWAAQEEIVDLVANANYYARVSEDLLKPRTVQSLLPGIGKTTVGYQPKGVVGVISPWNYPMTLTASDSVPALLAGNAVVLKPDSQTPYCALACAELLYKAGLPRALYAVAPGPGSVVGTAIIDNCDYLMFTGSTATGRQLAEHAGRRLIGFSAELGGKNAMIVTRGANLDKAAKAATRACFSNAGQLCISIERIYVEKDIADDFAGKFGAAVRNMKLGTAYDFSVDMGSLISAGQLNTVTDHVDDAKAKGAKVIAGGKARPDIGPLFYEPTVLTDVTPEMECAANETFGPVVSIYPVADVDEAVEKANATEYGLNASVWAGSSAEGQQIAARLRSGTVNVNEGYAFAWGSLSAPMGGMGQSGVGRRHGPEGLLKYTESQTIATARVFNLDPPLGIPGTLWQKSLLPIVRTVMRLPGRN; the protein is encoded by the coding sequence ATGCCCGCACCGTCAGCCGAAGTCTTCGACCGCCTGCGCCAGCTGGCCGCGATCAAGGACGCCGCAGCCCGCCAGACCAAGACGATCGACGAGGTCTTCACCGGCAAGCCGCTGACCACCATCCCCATCGCCACGGCCGAAGACGTCGAAGCCGCGTTCGCCGAAGCGCGCGCGGCCCAGGCCGACTGGGCGAACCGCCCGGTCACCGAGCGCGTCGAGATCATCAGCCGCTATCGCGACCTGGTCGTCCAGAATCGCGAGTTCCTGATGGATCTCCTGCAGGCGGAGGCGGGCAAGGCCCGCTGGGCCGCACAGGAGGAGATCGTCGACCTGGTGGCGAACGCGAATTACTACGCGCGCGTGTCGGAGGATCTGCTGAAGCCCCGCACGGTGCAGTCGCTGCTCCCGGGGATCGGCAAGACCACGGTGGGTTACCAGCCCAAGGGCGTGGTCGGGGTGATTTCGCCGTGGAACTATCCCATGACGCTGACGGCGTCCGACTCGGTGCCGGCCCTGCTGGCCGGCAACGCCGTGGTGCTCAAGCCGGACAGCCAGACGCCGTATTGCGCGCTGGCGTGTGCCGAGCTTCTGTACAAGGCCGGACTGCCGCGCGCGCTCTACGCGGTCGCGCCCGGGCCGGGCTCGGTGGTTGGCACAGCGATCATCGACAACTGCGACTACTTGATGTTCACCGGTTCGACGGCCACCGGCCGGCAGCTCGCGGAACACGCCGGCCGTCGGCTGATCGGATTCTCGGCCGAGCTCGGGGGCAAGAACGCGATGATCGTCACCCGGGGGGCGAACCTCGACAAAGCCGCCAAGGCGGCGACCCGCGCGTGCTTCTCCAACGCGGGCCAGCTATGCATCTCGATCGAGCGAATTTACGTCGAGAAGGACATCGCCGACGATTTCGCCGGCAAGTTCGGTGCCGCAGTGCGGAACATGAAGCTGGGCACCGCGTATGACTTCTCGGTCGACATGGGGAGCTTGATCTCCGCGGGCCAGCTGAACACCGTGACCGATCACGTGGACGACGCGAAAGCCAAGGGCGCCAAGGTGATTGCCGGCGGCAAGGCCCGGCCCGACATCGGGCCGCTGTTCTACGAGCCCACGGTGCTGACGGACGTCACGCCGGAAATGGAGTGCGCGGCCAACGAGACGTTCGGGCCCGTCGTCTCGATCTACCCCGTCGCCGACGTCGACGAAGCCGTCGAGAAGGCCAATGCCACCGAATACGGGCTCAACGCCAGCGTGTGGGCCGGCTCGTCGGCGGAAGGCCAGCAGATCGCCGCCCGGCTGCGGTCGGGGACGGTTAACGTCAACGAGGGCTACGCGTTCGCGTGGGGCAGCCTCAGCGCGCCGATGGGCGGCATGGGCCAGTCCGGCGTAGGCCGCCGGCACGGTCCCGAGGGCCTGCTGAAGTACACCGAATCGCAGACGATCGCGACGGCGCGCGTGTTCAATCTCGATCCGCCGCTTGGCATTCCGGGGACTCTCTGGCAGAAGTCGCTGTTGCCCATCGTGCGGACGGTGATGCGGCTTCCCGGCCGGAACTGA
- a CDS encoding ANTAR domain-containing protein, producing the protein MRNQGRFDVIAREMVQGASGGCCLLLDRDLRIRAASTDYERVTLRQHGELPGQYLFDAFPDNPKDPHADGTAKLASSLETAMQSGHTHTMRMQRYDIPDPAAPDEFLPKVWSPTNSPLLDHGELVGVVHRVEEVAQSRQLLDEVARDIDHGVAWDPADLLHTLEAVSAVETSRHLQRQRALATENKQLMRAIATRDMIGQAKGMVVERFNIDADEAFGLLTRLSQETNTRVEEIARNLVHADLPPRLS; encoded by the coding sequence GTGCGTAACCAAGGTCGGTTCGATGTGATCGCCCGAGAGATGGTCCAGGGGGCTTCGGGCGGTTGTTGCCTGCTCCTCGATCGCGATCTGCGGATCCGCGCGGCCAGCACGGACTACGAGCGCGTCACCCTGCGGCAGCACGGCGAACTTCCCGGGCAATACCTCTTCGACGCCTTCCCGGACAATCCCAAGGATCCGCACGCCGACGGGACGGCGAAGCTCGCGTCGTCGCTGGAGACCGCGATGCAAAGCGGCCACACCCACACGATGCGGATGCAGCGCTACGACATTCCCGATCCCGCGGCGCCCGACGAATTTCTGCCGAAGGTGTGGAGTCCTACCAACTCTCCGTTGCTCGATCACGGCGAGCTGGTCGGCGTGGTGCACCGCGTGGAGGAAGTCGCGCAGAGCCGGCAACTTCTCGACGAGGTGGCGCGCGACATCGATCACGGTGTCGCCTGGGATCCGGCAGACCTGCTGCACACCCTCGAGGCCGTGAGCGCCGTGGAAACCAGCCGTCACCTCCAGCGCCAGCGGGCGTTGGCCACGGAGAACAAGCAACTGATGCGCGCGATCGCGACCCGAGACATGATCGGCCAAGCCAAGGGCATGGTCGTGGAGCGCTTCAATATCGACGCCGATGAGGCCTTCGGCCTGCTGACCAGGCTCTCGCAGGAAACGAACACCAGGGTTGAGGAGATCGCCCGCAACTTGGTGCACGCGGACCTTCCGCCGCGTTTGAGCTAA
- a CDS encoding GAP family protein has translation MWGSVLGLGILAALNPVRLGLALLMISRPRPGPSLLAYWLGGLTVCIPELLIPLILLNFTPMFGHVAHGSAAQSTSSNLGKIQIGLGVVGLSIAALMTVRFVTRRSQPAPDDDRSPALSTVSGAPIAMPRLLTRVRDESTEDPSPFRRLLARMHNAWDSGSSWVAWVIGIISVPIDGVLFIVAIIAASGASVTAQASASVAFILLMYAVVEVILVGYVATPAKTQAFLLVLHNWVRTYHRHILVALFTVVGISQLAQGLHVL, from the coding sequence ATGTGGGGGTCAGTGCTGGGCTTGGGGATCTTGGCTGCGCTCAATCCGGTCCGTCTCGGTCTAGCCCTGCTGATGATTTCGCGTCCGCGGCCCGGGCCGAGCCTGCTCGCCTACTGGCTCGGCGGGTTGACGGTGTGCATACCCGAGCTGCTCATCCCGCTGATCCTGCTGAATTTCACGCCGATGTTCGGACATGTCGCGCACGGTTCGGCCGCCCAGTCGACGAGCTCGAACCTCGGGAAGATCCAAATCGGCCTTGGTGTGGTCGGCCTATCGATCGCCGCACTCATGACGGTGCGCTTCGTTACCCGGCGTTCCCAACCCGCACCCGACGACGACCGATCTCCCGCGTTGTCGACGGTCTCCGGGGCACCGATCGCGATGCCGCGGCTGCTGACCCGGGTGCGGGATGAGTCGACCGAGGACCCATCCCCGTTCCGGCGACTCCTCGCCCGCATGCACAACGCCTGGGACAGCGGCTCCTCATGGGTGGCATGGGTGATCGGCATCATCTCGGTGCCCATCGACGGCGTCCTTTTCATCGTCGCCATCATCGCGGCCTCGGGTGCCTCCGTCACCGCGCAGGCCAGCGCCTCCGTGGCGTTCATCCTCTTGATGTATGCCGTCGTCGAGGTCATCCTGGTCGGCTACGTCGCCACGCCGGCGAAAACTCAAGCCTTCTTGCTCGTGCTGCACAACTGGGTGCGGACCTATCACCGGCACATCCTGGTGGCCCTGTTCACGGTGGTCGGGATTTCCCAACTCGCCCAGGGCCTGCACGTCCTCTGA